The following coding sequences lie in one Apium graveolens cultivar Ventura chromosome 1, ASM990537v1, whole genome shotgun sequence genomic window:
- the LOC141719034 gene encoding SPX domain-containing protein 3, giving the protein MKFGKRLKQHIQETFPDWRDKFLSYKNLKQIIPSLSDGSNECGKSEEEFVCLLNCEIEKFNAFFMEQEEDFIIRNKELQQRLGKMIDKWGPMGDQESDIDYKDEMARIRKDVVDFHGEMVLLMNYSNINYTGLAKILKKYDKRTGGLLRLPFIQMILEQPFFITDPISKLIKECESSIDAMFPVAASKKKRKREEEEEAIVVTGGLVFRNTVAALQTMQELRKGSSTYGHFSLPPLKLPDSDFFSSFQLHSPIAIV; this is encoded by the exons ATGAAGTTCGGGAAGAGGTTGAAGCAACACATTCAAGAAACGTTCCCGGACTGGCGTGACAAGTTTTTATCGTACAAAAATTTAAAACAAATTATTCCGTCGTTGTCGGATGGATCGAATGAGTGTGGGAAATCGGAGGAAGAGTTTGTGTGCTTGttgaattgtgagattgagaagTTTAATGCATTTTTCATGGAACAAGAAGAAGATTTTATTATCCGCAACAAG GAGCTGCAGCAGAGACTGGGCAAGATGATCGACAAATGGGGGCCAATGGGAGATCAAGAATCTGATATAGATTATAAAGATGAAATGGCAAGGATTAGGAAAGATGTAGTTGATTTTCATGGAGAAATGGTGCTTCTAATGAACTATAGTAATATTAATTACACAG GTTTAGCGAAGATATTAAAGAAGTACGACAAAAGAACAGGAGGGCTGCTGCGTTTGCCATTTATTCAGATGATTTTAGAGCAGCCATTCTTCATAACTGATCCCATTTCCAAGCTCATCAAAGAATGTGAAAGCAGTATCGATGCAATGTTCCCTGTCGCGGCCTCAAAGAAGAAACgaaagagagaagaagaagaagaagcgattGTTGTAACCGGAGGGTTAGTTTTCAGAAATACAGTTGCAGCTCTGCAAACTATGCAAGAACTGAGAAAAGGCAGCTCTACTTATGGTCATTTTTCTCTGCCGCCTCTGAAACTTCCGGACTCGGACTTCTTCTCATCATTTCAGCTGCATTCTCCCATAGC